CATTGAATAATATAACtcatctcatcaataagttgtgtgactgaaattaggttacaggTTATCTGTGGTACATAAAGCACGTTTTCAAGTTTCAATCCACCAGGGAGAATCACGGTTCCAATTTTCTCAGAGTATGCATATTTTCCATTAGGCAATCCAACTGAACATGCCCTAATATCTCGTACACTCCTCATGTTAATAAGTTCATACGTAACATGATTTGTTGCACCTGTGTCAACAATCCAGGATGTTTTATTCTTTTTACCTTGTAGATGAGAACCAGACtttcttgagtttaaaaactccatcaCCTCTTGAACTTGTGCTGCTGTAACTCCTACTAGACCCGTTCCATCAGCTGATGACGTACCAGCACCAGCACTCTCCTTTGCTGCCGAAATATGCAGGTTATGAGCACGAACAGGATttcctccttgtcctctacctcctcttccagtacgtcctcttcctccagttcttcctcctcttccattctttggtctgtctccccaccattctggatATCCAATAATCTTAAAACAGCCATCATcagagtgtccttgtctgctgcAAGTTTTGCAGTACTTGTTGGGATCATAAGCACTATTAAGTAGGCGTTGATCAGATTGCACCTTAAAAGCCATAACATTCTCTTGCATCTCTGTAGTCACAACTCCATCTCCAATTTTCAGGCGTTCCGAGTTCACAATTTTTTGATATGCAACATCCACAGACGGCAATGGTTCTCTTGCAAGCAATTGTTCACGCAAAGAGCTGTATACAGAATCTAACCCAATCAGAAAATAATGCAATAAATCTTCTTCCCTCAACAAACTTACCTGAGATGCAATATTACAGGTGCACTTTCCACACTTGCATTGGggtatcttcatataagtcaccatctcatcccatattttgttcaatcttccaaaatatatAGCAACTTCCTCCGTTTTCTTATGTTTGCAGTCACTTAAAGATGCTTTTAGTTGGCATATTCTTGTTCCACTAACAACGCAAAATCTTCTCTTCAAGTGTGCCCATAATAGACTTGCATCCTCATAATCTCCCAGAGTTGATCTCACTGATAACTCCAGCGTGTTACTGATCCATGAGACCAGCATTGATTGCACTGTTATCCATTCTTCCAACTGAGAATGTGTATATTATTTCATGTTAAGAATTTTGTGTATATTATTTCATGTCTCTTCAAaactgattacaaggatatatataTGTGCGACCACATAATATAGTCCTAATAGAAAtacattccatatcagtctcggtTTCCTAGAATAAGTCTTTCCTAGACTTTCCTAGTATAAAcacattccatatcagtctcagacttTCCTAGTTTATGTTCTAAGAGACGTGTACATCTGAGACCTTCCTAATTAGTCTCAGACACATTCTCAATATTAAAATATTTGGGAAATATTTTTAGTCAGGTCAGGCTTTAGTCTGAAAACCCAAACTGGATTAATTCAACTTATAACACTCCCATAgttttggttgttgttattaCCTTTTCTCTCGCAATGGCGTTCGGCCTTCTGTGAAGTCTTTTTCTAAAAATTATTGTTTTAGGGCTCCAGTATTATTTGTTACACATTTTTATAGAATTAGGCACTATATTATTGATTGTAATTTATACTTTCGCCTTATTGACTATCTTTTGATTGTCTCTTGCATATCAGGCAATTGCTAGAAGCTTGACAGAGATAAGTGGAAATGGAATGACTACAATATTCATCACAGCTGGGAAAAGTTGGTTTTGTCGACAAGAAGGTACAAAGTCTGTCTATAGAAATGTATAGTTCTATGTTGCCAGTAAAACCATTGTCGTTTTTCAAATAATTTCCTTCTTAAAACTGATGATTCTTTCCTATGGATTTGTTGATGACTTTATAACGAATGAATATTTAGAAACAGATTATTTTATTTAACCAGTAAGTGCTTCCAGTGTTGGGAATGCTTTAAGAAGTAACACATTTAAGATGGCATTTACTGGAACGGAAAATGATTTCGTGTTAGCATCATATTTGTTTTGTTGTTAAAAATGGGATGTAACAGATGGTATACATGTTGATGATTAATATGCACATAATTATACATCTGTTGACTGTTAATAATTTCACATATTGATTCTTAAATGGAGAAGGAAAGAGAGACGAGAGAGTGGTAAATTGGTGCTATTTTTCAGTCATGTTTCTGCTTTAGTTATTTAAAAGAATGGATCTTTACAAAAACAAGTCCACTGCTTGTATTTTATGGTTTCCCATCAAAATGTTTGAAAAGATGATTGCCGTCTTTGGACAATAAATTCAAGCATTTTACACCACAATTTATGGTCTATGACTATGGCGCTTCATGTATATGGTTCAACTATATTAGGGATAATTTGAAACACATATTAGAAAAATGACGCAACCGTAATTTATACATTAAAAAACATTTTTATGGCACAGTATGCATTTGGTTTATCAAAGGGACGATGCCACCACTAGTATGGATGGTTTCTCATACAACCTCGCCATTCTTTTGTTTGATGATATATCTTGGTTCTCCTCTTATGATAGTGCCACCAGCAAGTTAGGAAATGGTCATGGATCCTTCAACAATATTGCAGGAATGTGCTGGTGCGGcgagaatttgtttatataatactCTTTGTTAAGTTTTAGTTCATTTTTCGCCCCCTTAATATACTATTTGTACGTTAACTTTTAGTTAAGTTTTCAACCAAAAGGTCTTTAGTGTCTTGGTTAAAATGAATTCTTGGTATTCATTATTATTGTGATATGTGTtgtgaaagaagaaagaaaagaaacagaaagaagaatGATTTCTTATTATGTGTGTGTAAGATTACAAATAGAAATCctctctatttatagggaaaagAATATAAGCATTTACATGAGCATTTACAATGACATTAAGGCATGCACCCATTTACTACCTATTACTActaatggtggtggtagtggtggtggttacAAAGTAAAGAGGGAAGAGAGGAGGTGAAAGGGTGATGGTGTAAGTGTGGTGTAAATCCACAAATATGTTATTCCATaaaactcccccttggatgacaccACGCTACTAAgattgtctcgttaaaaccttgctAGAAAAACCCGGTGGGAAAAACCTatgcgaaggaaaaagagtacaaaagTGATGTGGACaagcatatgttgcctcgttaaaaccttgacaaggaaaa
This portion of the Papaver somniferum cultivar HN1 chromosome 11, ASM357369v1, whole genome shotgun sequence genome encodes:
- the LOC113321270 gene encoding uncharacterized protein LOC113321270 — protein: MQENVMAFKVQSDQRLLNSAYDPNKYCKTCSRQGHSDDGCFKIIGYPEWWGDRPKNGRGGRTGGRGRTGRGGRGQGGNPVRAHNLHISAAKESAGAGTSSADGTGLVGVTAAQVQEVMEFLNSRKSGSHLQGPVYEEDDWSG